A genomic window from bacterium includes:
- a CDS encoding CinA family nicotinamide mononucleotide deamidase-related protein, producing the protein MEPDTSSSNAPRVGILCIGNEVVDGRILNSNASWIAQELIHAGFLPQLVTTCRDDLSEITEVLTFLSKHVEFLITSGGLGPTTDDLTRQAISHFFDRPLVLSEEELGKLKNFYRKRGRKFDNANNIQAHFPENARVIPNPNGTAPGFIVSRDDTFSICSLPGVPRELHAMITETVLPFFLEQAGSRVCIPSFQELQLFGIPESEAGKRIDRLPLPNEIRVGYRPHFPELQVRVESPNGGEEPLKQAVTLIREELDEYVFSMQAETSLPQVVHELLSAHDTTLAVAESCTSGLLGKLLTDYSGASAYFSGGILSYSNELKEKLLGVPNELIQTHGAVSPQVARAMATGTRERCGSSIGVSITGVAGPNGGTTDKPVGLFYIGIASQGYEVALEFFLPTDRDYVRIYSAFSALDSIRRFLLGLPFLGKTVELP; encoded by the coding sequence ATGGAACCCGATACCTCTTCTTCAAATGCGCCACGCGTTGGTATTCTCTGCATCGGGAATGAAGTCGTAGATGGAAGGATATTAAATTCCAACGCATCATGGATCGCTCAAGAACTCATTCACGCAGGATTTCTTCCACAACTTGTCACGACGTGCCGAGATGATCTGTCCGAGATCACTGAAGTGCTCACATTTCTGTCGAAGCATGTAGAATTTTTAATCACCAGTGGTGGACTTGGACCAACTACTGATGACCTGACACGCCAAGCTATCAGCCACTTCTTCGATAGACCCCTTGTGCTGTCAGAAGAGGAGCTTGGAAAATTAAAAAATTTCTATCGCAAACGAGGTCGAAAGTTTGATAATGCCAACAATATTCAAGCTCACTTTCCTGAAAATGCTCGAGTTATCCCAAATCCCAATGGCACCGCACCAGGATTTATTGTCTCACGAGATGATACGTTCTCGATTTGCTCTCTTCCAGGAGTGCCACGCGAACTCCACGCCATGATTACAGAGACAGTACTCCCTTTCTTCTTAGAGCAAGCTGGCTCAAGAGTATGCATCCCTTCATTTCAAGAACTACAACTTTTTGGAATTCCAGAATCAGAGGCAGGAAAACGTATCGACCGCTTACCCCTTCCAAATGAGATTCGAGTTGGCTACCGCCCTCATTTTCCCGAACTTCAGGTCCGAGTTGAATCTCCAAATGGCGGAGAAGAACCCCTGAAGCAAGCAGTCACGCTTATACGCGAGGAGTTAGATGAGTACGTTTTCAGCATGCAAGCAGAGACATCTCTTCCTCAAGTTGTCCATGAGCTTCTCTCAGCGCACGACACAACCCTCGCCGTAGCAGAATCGTGTACCAGTGGATTGCTAGGAAAACTCTTAACGGATTACTCAGGTGCCAGTGCCTATTTTTCAGGTGGAATACTAAGTTACAGCAATGAACTGAAGGAGAAGCTGCTCGGTGTTCCCAACGAACTTATCCAAACTCATGGAGCGGTAAGTCCTCAAGTCGCACGCGCAATGGCGACAGGAACTCGTGAACGGTGTGGATCTTCTATCGGAGTTTCAATAACAGGAGTTGCTGGGCCCAATGGTGGGACAACAGATAAACCGGTAGGTCTTTTTTACATCGGAATCGCCTCTCAGGGATATGAAGTAGCACTTGAATTTTTCCTTCCCACAGACCGAGATTACGTGAGAATATACAGCGCTTTCTCGGCGCTTGATTCTATAAGGCGCTTTCTGCTTGGGCTCCCCTTTCTTGGCAAAACAGTTGAGCTTCCCTGA
- the ruvX gene encoding Holliday junction resolvase RuvX, translated as MKSSRFLALDIGSKFIGYAVCCGPVGSTREKAQSTSGAELMQQSAYIQEVGHTWECGAVLRAQNHALRVILSLLEQYAVSVLVVGYPYQESGRSSEQGEDILKFCRRIRRRFNPEALLVTYLVDESFSSVEAEEKLGANSSEKRMRFKETGEIDAQAALIIGRRYLEDENKYRIEELQASALGE; from the coding sequence ATGAAAAGCAGCCGTTTTCTCGCATTAGACATCGGGTCCAAGTTCATTGGATACGCAGTGTGTTGTGGGCCTGTAGGCAGCACACGAGAGAAGGCTCAGAGCACGTCTGGTGCGGAGTTGATGCAACAATCAGCATATATTCAGGAGGTTGGACATACTTGGGAATGTGGGGCTGTGCTCAGGGCTCAGAATCACGCTTTACGAGTTATTCTTTCATTACTCGAGCAGTATGCAGTCTCAGTGCTCGTCGTTGGGTATCCATATCAAGAGTCTGGCAGGTCTTCGGAGCAGGGAGAGGATATCCTTAAGTTCTGTAGGAGAATTAGACGAAGATTCAATCCGGAGGCTCTTCTGGTCACCTATCTCGTGGATGAGTCTTTTTCTTCTGTTGAAGCAGAGGAGAAACTTGGAGCGAACTCTTCTGAAAAGAGAATGCGCTTCAAGGAAACTGGAGAGATTGATGCTCAGGCAGCGCTCATTATCGGCAGGCGATACCTTGAAGATGAAAATAAGTATAGGATAGAGGAATTACAGGCAAGCGCCCTTGGAGAGTGA
- the mltG gene encoding endolytic transglycosylase MltG, whose product MFRLVKLVPYFIVPVIIGLATYFYLQDLFFHPRDANSTRTEIVQIQPEDTSEQICQLLLDRNIIRSAQSMCLFMSLRGISSFVPGEYELSPVLTLSEIIEKFQNGDRLLRTVRFAAGSSIKEIDAVLTKEEIISQFAFEQITRTPDLLARAGIAAGSFEGYLGFGDLTLSKPADLQALLWELLLRAESKWQKEYTEQLEALRMSRHEILTIASIIQKVTAEPRERRMVSAVLHNRLKLGLRLENFETLLYGSPNAEGLTAEQLKAVAGPYNTYMNYGLPPGPITNPDQDAIEAALFPLDTDAVQYERDGERSIIFVSEETKNE is encoded by the coding sequence ATGTTTCGTTTAGTTAAGCTCGTTCCATATTTTATAGTGCCCGTGATCATAGGGCTTGCAACGTATTTTTATTTACAAGACCTCTTCTTTCACCCGCGAGATGCAAATTCTACACGAACGGAAATTGTGCAGATTCAGCCTGAGGATACCTCCGAGCAAATATGCCAACTGCTTCTTGATCGCAACATTATCAGAAGCGCTCAGAGTATGTGCCTTTTTATGTCGCTTCGCGGGATATCTTCATTTGTGCCAGGAGAATACGAGCTGAGTCCAGTACTTACCCTCTCCGAGATTATCGAGAAGTTTCAAAATGGTGATCGCTTGCTTCGAACGGTACGTTTTGCCGCTGGAAGTAGCATTAAAGAAATAGATGCTGTTCTTACCAAGGAAGAGATTATTTCTCAGTTTGCCTTTGAGCAAATAACAAGGACGCCAGATCTACTTGCCCGAGCAGGGATCGCAGCGGGGAGTTTCGAGGGATATCTTGGTTTTGGGGATCTGACTTTATCAAAGCCTGCAGACCTTCAGGCACTTTTATGGGAACTGCTTCTCCGAGCTGAGTCGAAGTGGCAAAAAGAGTATACCGAACAGTTGGAAGCACTACGTATGTCGCGCCATGAGATTCTTACGATTGCTTCAATTATACAAAAAGTGACGGCCGAGCCCCGCGAACGTCGTATGGTGTCTGCCGTATTGCACAATCGACTCAAATTAGGGTTAAGGCTCGAAAATTTTGAAACCCTTTTATATGGATCACCAAATGCAGAGGGGCTAACAGCAGAGCAGCTAAAGGCTGTTGCTGGGCCGTACAACACATACATGAATTATGGTTTGCCCCCGGGACCGATTACGAATCCAGATCAAGATGCGATAGAGGCGGCGCTCTTTCCACTAGATACCGATGCTGTTCAGTACGAGCGGGATGGTGAACGAAGTATTATATTCGTCTCTGAGGAGACAAAGAACGAATAG
- a CDS encoding AAA family ATPase, which produces MEHSAKLSSALEEFQHIYTQLDRELHKTIVGLNNVIEGALAGIFCGGHVLLEGVPGIGKTLLIKTISAALGLNYKRIQFTPDLMPSDITGTEVLTEDDSGRRGFQFSPGPVFSHIVLADEINRATPKTQAALLEAMAEAQVTVLNKTYPLPQPFFVLATQNPIELEGTYPLPEAQLDRFLMKLWVPAPAPSELKEVLIRTTGESEAKTSAIFTENAESIINSMKYLVRQVVTPEPLLDIVVRLMSLLQADTDDGTELARKYIRFGPGPRGAQSVLLVAKFFAIRDGRIHISVDDVRRASIPALRHRIVLNFQAEADGVRTDDIIADALKR; this is translated from the coding sequence ATGGAACACTCCGCAAAACTTTCTAGTGCATTAGAAGAGTTTCAACATATCTATACGCAGCTCGATAGAGAGCTTCATAAGACGATTGTAGGATTGAATAACGTTATTGAAGGAGCTTTGGCAGGTATTTTCTGTGGCGGACATGTCCTACTTGAGGGAGTGCCTGGTATTGGGAAGACGTTACTGATCAAAACAATCAGTGCGGCGCTTGGACTGAATTATAAAAGAATTCAATTTACTCCAGACTTGATGCCGAGTGATATTACCGGAACAGAAGTTCTTACGGAGGATGACTCTGGTAGGCGTGGATTTCAGTTTAGTCCAGGCCCCGTATTTTCTCACATCGTACTCGCAGATGAGATTAATAGAGCAACACCAAAGACACAGGCAGCACTTTTGGAGGCTATGGCCGAGGCGCAGGTAACAGTGCTGAATAAAACATATCCCCTCCCACAGCCATTTTTTGTTTTAGCAACCCAGAATCCTATTGAGCTCGAAGGCACATATCCTCTTCCGGAGGCACAGTTAGATCGTTTTCTTATGAAGCTTTGGGTTCCAGCGCCAGCACCAAGTGAACTGAAGGAAGTGCTTATTCGAACAACGGGAGAATCGGAGGCGAAAACCAGTGCTATTTTCACTGAGAATGCCGAGAGTATTATTAATTCTATGAAGTACCTTGTGCGGCAGGTGGTTACACCAGAGCCTCTTCTCGATATTGTGGTGCGGCTTATGAGCCTGCTGCAAGCCGATACAGATGATGGCACCGAGCTTGCTCGAAAATATATCCGATTTGGCCCAGGCCCTCGTGGCGCACAAAGTGTTTTGCTTGTAGCCAAATTTTTTGCGATTCGTGATGGACGTATTCATATTTCAGTAGACGATGTGCGTCGTGCCAGCATACCTGCACTTCGGCATCGAATTGTTCTAAATTTTCAAGCTGAAGCAGATGGAGTACGAACCGATGATATCATTGCAGATGCCTTAAAGCGGTAG
- a CDS encoding DUF58 domain-containing protein: protein MTDFEILSPSFLRQLEMLQLRSRRRFLGTRHGGNASLKRGHGIEFADYRRYELGDDPRHIDWGVYGRTDRLFVKQFQEEQDLTVFCLVDSTASMHYPVVDQKFKRASELALGMLYIALSQHERVHLTVPGHIALGPSTGPAFIHSLANALAESPEVMPELHAAGIEQFLMQIQYPGVCIYISDFCSPLEEIQRQLELLYTHNLDVILFRVTGEHDENPSLSSSRAIFVDSETNQELNLEWSPSMLREYRFRYQEHEQHIRKLVTKYQMRYFVLASATSVLDFFCHELPNAGVLRT, encoded by the coding sequence ATGACGGATTTTGAGATACTCTCTCCTTCATTTTTGCGCCAGCTAGAGATGCTTCAGCTCCGTTCGCGCCGTCGTTTTCTCGGTACGCGTCACGGGGGAAATGCTTCGTTAAAGCGCGGGCACGGAATTGAGTTTGCAGACTATCGTCGCTATGAACTTGGTGACGATCCGCGTCACATTGATTGGGGAGTATACGGCAGAACTGATCGGTTATTTGTAAAGCAGTTTCAAGAAGAACAAGATCTGACCGTCTTTTGTCTCGTTGATAGTACTGCATCGATGCACTATCCAGTCGTGGATCAAAAGTTTAAACGAGCGTCAGAGCTGGCCCTTGGCATGTTATATATTGCGCTCTCACAGCATGAGCGAGTTCACCTTACTGTTCCTGGGCATATCGCTCTTGGTCCGAGTACCGGGCCAGCATTTATTCATTCATTAGCGAATGCGTTGGCAGAGAGTCCTGAGGTGATGCCAGAGCTTCATGCAGCAGGGATTGAGCAATTTCTGATGCAGATACAATATCCTGGAGTTTGTATTTATATTAGTGATTTCTGTTCGCCGCTCGAAGAGATTCAAAGGCAGCTTGAGCTTCTCTATACCCATAATCTCGATGTCATCCTCTTTCGCGTTACTGGAGAACACGATGAAAATCCGAGTCTTTCCTCTTCTCGTGCAATCTTCGTTGATAGTGAAACCAATCAAGAGCTTAACCTTGAATGGTCCCCATCAATGCTGCGCGAGTATCGCTTCCGATATCAAGAGCATGAGCAACATATCAGAAAGCTGGTTACGAAATATCAAATGCGATATTTCGTACTAGCTTCTGCTACTTCGGTTCTCGATTTCTTTTGCCATGAACTCCCAAATGCGGGGGTATTGAGAACATGA
- a CDS encoding VWA domain-containing protein, with translation MIPVGVEHSALLYLALAVGVIGSAARYFYFRENQFFSWLRIFILSVLLFTLSRPYGSKDEEQKESLNVPVRILVDISESMSVDVVEKELQAVTEELSRLGRGYEIVPFAGGVGAGVQSVRGALNQGGRLEISQTSLGAALEQTLDSPSRDIVLITDGVETAGSARSIISLLMENGNRLYPRIRKDLRKSQQEVVLENLVLPLHREKGAVVEGSVTFSSRSQSKEAGTLVLTMNGEIILEEKMVLRPGENQIRTFSLPSTSQEQDKVEVRFSPDGEGKSVLSRTWYLHTKSGEHLLLLSRNDIESRYLKTLFERMSIEVDTTLQAGQMSSLSKYQAVLLNNVLYKDIPSAVRREVAEYVRAGGHLIVVGGENSFGLGGYVGTEIDSLLPVESLIPRKEIKRVNVAVQLVLDKSSSMKYGQKIEFSKVAAREVVRNLKDGDYFGVIGFDTTPFIAFPLRRLAEYRNMAISRIATLYAAGKTNLYPALDEARRGLVNIPAGRKHAIVLTDGRIPDGGPQYLQLVQQMRMKGITVSTVMMGADVDTSLLRSMAQYGGGSFYQTSDASALPRIFLSDVQVSMREDTMKESKEYSVRRRTDRAEKDFSISLTEYPSVAGYVSTKARRPEYVELLVTGSGKAEPLLATRRLGMGKTVAFTTDMSGRWSSKWVSWGSLQQFWRELLFPDKESIEQGSADEPDYDFRWYFDGADLVLDTILFEENEQLRSLLITEGSGVTQEFVPERVAEGRYQVRVSKEVWSTSPLTVSGTTEEKQFGPITIQLGGDVRDEMRPDSVQIELLNELARRTGGAVNTLPDDQWLAGKKAKRGVVRRDYTEPFLFFVFLCLLIDIIRRAIPSRRLSPRQNLLLRNKRVYR, from the coding sequence ATGATTCCTGTTGGCGTTGAACATAGCGCTCTGCTCTATCTTGCGTTGGCTGTCGGAGTTATTGGGAGTGCCGCTCGTTATTTCTATTTCAGGGAGAATCAATTCTTCTCTTGGTTAAGAATTTTTATACTCAGTGTGCTTCTCTTTACTCTCTCACGACCGTATGGAAGCAAAGACGAGGAGCAAAAAGAATCTTTGAACGTTCCGGTACGTATATTAGTGGATATTTCGGAAAGTATGAGCGTGGATGTCGTTGAGAAAGAACTTCAGGCTGTAACGGAGGAGCTTTCTCGTCTGGGCCGAGGTTACGAGATTGTGCCGTTTGCGGGAGGTGTCGGCGCGGGTGTTCAGAGCGTAAGGGGAGCACTCAATCAGGGAGGTCGACTAGAGATCAGCCAGACATCGCTCGGAGCGGCTCTTGAGCAGACGTTAGACTCTCCATCCCGAGATATTGTTCTTATTACTGACGGAGTTGAGACGGCTGGGTCAGCTCGTTCTATCATCTCTTTGCTTATGGAGAATGGTAATCGACTCTATCCGCGAATACGGAAAGATCTTCGAAAGAGTCAGCAGGAAGTGGTGCTTGAAAATCTCGTTCTTCCGCTTCATCGAGAGAAAGGTGCCGTTGTAGAAGGTAGTGTCACGTTTTCATCGAGAAGCCAATCAAAGGAAGCTGGCACCTTGGTACTGACTATGAATGGAGAAATTATCCTTGAGGAAAAAATGGTCTTACGCCCCGGGGAGAATCAGATTCGAACGTTTTCTCTGCCATCAACTTCTCAGGAGCAAGATAAAGTAGAAGTGCGATTTTCTCCTGACGGAGAAGGAAAGAGCGTTCTGAGTCGTACGTGGTATCTTCACACGAAGTCGGGTGAACATCTTTTACTGCTTTCTCGGAATGACATTGAGAGTCGCTATCTTAAGACCTTATTTGAGAGAATGAGCATTGAAGTTGATACGACTCTTCAAGCGGGTCAGATGTCATCATTGAGTAAGTATCAAGCCGTCCTGCTCAATAATGTTCTTTATAAAGATATTCCGAGTGCAGTTCGGAGAGAAGTAGCGGAGTACGTTCGAGCTGGTGGACATCTTATCGTCGTAGGAGGCGAAAACAGCTTTGGACTTGGAGGGTATGTCGGAACGGAGATTGACTCTCTTTTACCTGTTGAATCCCTTATTCCTCGCAAAGAGATTAAGCGAGTGAATGTGGCGGTGCAGCTTGTGTTAGATAAGAGCTCAAGTATGAAGTATGGGCAAAAGATAGAGTTCTCGAAAGTTGCGGCTCGAGAAGTAGTTCGGAACTTAAAAGATGGAGATTATTTCGGGGTTATCGGATTTGATACTACTCCCTTTATTGCTTTTCCACTGCGACGGCTAGCTGAATATAGGAATATGGCTATCAGTCGTATTGCTACGCTCTATGCAGCCGGAAAGACCAATCTTTATCCGGCGCTGGATGAGGCGCGGCGTGGCCTTGTTAATATTCCAGCAGGCCGAAAGCACGCGATTGTGCTCACTGACGGACGCATACCGGACGGGGGGCCTCAGTACTTACAACTGGTGCAGCAGATGCGCATGAAAGGCATTACTGTTTCAACGGTAATGATGGGCGCGGATGTTGATACCAGTCTATTACGCAGCATGGCGCAGTATGGAGGGGGAAGTTTTTATCAGACGAGTGATGCAAGTGCGTTGCCACGAATTTTTCTTTCAGATGTTCAAGTCAGTATGCGCGAAGATACCATGAAGGAGTCGAAAGAGTACTCTGTCAGACGTCGAACAGATCGAGCGGAAAAAGACTTTTCGATATCGCTTACGGAGTATCCCTCAGTTGCAGGATATGTCAGTACCAAAGCACGCCGACCCGAATATGTGGAGCTATTAGTAACGGGTAGCGGAAAGGCCGAACCCCTCTTAGCAACGAGAAGGCTTGGTATGGGAAAGACCGTCGCATTTACTACCGATATGAGTGGTCGCTGGTCGAGTAAGTGGGTTAGCTGGGGTTCGTTGCAGCAGTTTTGGCGAGAGCTCCTTTTCCCTGATAAGGAATCAATTGAACAGGGGAGTGCTGATGAGCCAGATTATGATTTTCGTTGGTACTTTGATGGTGCAGATCTGGTCTTGGATACGATACTTTTCGAAGAAAATGAGCAACTCCGTTCGCTTTTGATTACTGAAGGCTCGGGAGTCACCCAAGAGTTTGTGCCTGAGCGAGTTGCAGAGGGGAGATACCAGGTTCGTGTGTCAAAAGAAGTATGGAGCACCTCTCCGCTGACGGTTTCTGGCACTACTGAGGAAAAGCAGTTTGGGCCAATCACGATTCAACTGGGAGGGGATGTTCGTGATGAGATGCGACCAGATTCTGTACAAATTGAGTTATTAAATGAGCTAGCAAGGAGAACTGGTGGCGCTGTGAATACCTTACCAGATGACCAGTGGCTTGCTGGTAAAAAAGCCAAGAGAGGGGTGGTGCGCCGTGACTATACAGAACCCTTCCTCTTTTTCGTATTCCTGTGTCTTCTCATTGATATCATAAGAAGAGCAATTCCTTCTCGGAGGCTCTCCCCACGTCAGAACCTGCTCTTGAGGAATAAGAGAGTGTACAGGTAG